In the genome of Candidatus Pristimantibacillus lignocellulolyticus, the window TGAAGATATTTGTTTTCACCCGTAATACGATATAACTTCACTAAAGCAAGCTCAATCTCTTGATGTCCATCATAACCTTGAATCTGTCCTTGTCCGTCACCGAACACATTAGCAATATCGTCAGCCATTTTACACACAATATCTAGTAATCGACGTTTGCCAGTAGCTTGATAATAAGCAACACCTGCTTCAATCATATGCCCAGCAGTATATAATTCATGAGCTTCCGTTAGATTCTTCCATTTAAGTTGCGGTTCCTTAATAATGAAGTAAGTATTAAGATACCCGCTAGATTGTTGTGCTCTCTCAATAATCGTAATCATTTCATCTGCGATTGCTTCAAGCTCGCTATTAGATTCTTTAGTTAGTAAATATGCGACTGCCTCAATCCATTTTGCTACATCAGTATCTTGAAATACGAATCCGTAAAAATCACCTTCAGCTAATCCAGCTGCAATTTTAAAGTTCTGAACTGCGTGACTTGGTTCCGCACCTTCTACGCGATCATTTATCGCTTCCCATTGGTAAGGCACAACAACATCTCTGACTAATTTTATATAGGGACTCCAGAATGGGTCCGCAATATTAACTTGTTTCATTGGAATAAATTGATTTGGCTTTGACAATGGAACGGGTATCGACATAATCGCACTCTCCTATAATATTAGATTCTCACACTCTACAAATCTATTTTATGTGCTAATATGAATATATACGATACAGTATTCAAACCAATTTATTATAAAATCTCACACTACGGAGTGTGCTTTATGAAGCCAATGAACTATCTATATTTCAACGCACCGCCTCAACCTTATTATTTAGAAAGCGGATTTCAAATCCACGAGAAAGACGATACTCATCCAAACCGAACGAATTTAGGATTTTTTGATTTTATACTTGTTAGGGAAGGTACTTTGTTTATTGGGGAAGATAACGAACCATGGACATTAACAGCGGGTCAATCGCTTATTCTATTACCAAATCAATCACACTACTCTGTGAAACCTGCTGAAGACCATACATTATTTTACTGGATTCATTTTCAGACGATAGGCGCCTGGACACAAAGTGATCAGCAACATGTGAAACTTAATATTGAGGAACATCAACAATGTTTTTACCCAACACCATACACGATCCAATTACCAAAACATACAACGTTCCCCTTTCCTCAACAGGCGTATCAATTATTAGAACAAATGAACGAGGCGATTACAGAAAGAGAGTCTAGTGCTTATTGGAAAAAGCAATATGCCTTTGAACAATTGTTAAAAATGATGGATGTGAGACAGAATAATGATGATGCAACACCAATAGTAAAATTAGCTGAACAAGTTGAGAATTTTATTAGAAATCACTATCAGGAGTCAATTACGAACGAAAGGCTCGCTTTCACTTTCAATTATCATTACAACTATATAACACGAGCAATGAAGCAAATGTATGGTATGACCCCTAATGAATATGTGACGAAAGTCCGTATTGATCAAGCGAAGAGTTTGTTACTAAATACTCATTTGACAGTTTCAGCAATTGCAGAGCATGTGGGATTTGAAAACATACCCTATTTCTCCAACTGTTTCTCTAGACATGTCGGATTATCCCCTTCTCAATTTCGCAATCAATATTTTGAATAAATGAAAAACCTACCCTTTGTCAGCCTATGATTACTCAGTGAGTTATTTCCAAACTCAAGAGTAAATCACAATGACATATAAGGTAGGTTTATTAAATTTAATATGCGGTTATTATTTTACTTTATTAATTTTAATGGATCAATGTTACGAGTTTACCTACAAGAATTGATAGACTTTAGTTCATTGTAATGAGTTCATTGTAATGAGTTCATTGTAATGAGATTATTGATATAAGTTTATTGATATTAAATCAGTAAAGTTAATTCCTTTTATTATGATTATGATTGTTCTCCATAAGGGAAGATCGTTACAATTGTACCGTCCTCGTTATACTTCAGCTCAGTGAATTTAACGCTACGTTTATGGTTAACTCCTCCAGATAAGGAGCAATCGTGATAGAACAGATACCATTTACCTTTAAACTCTATAATCGAATGATGTGTCGTCCAACCAAGTACTGGCTCAAGAATTCTTCCTTTGTATTCGAAAGGTCCAGTAGGCGATTTACTAGTTGCATACACAAGGTAATGTGTTGAACCTGTGGAATAGCTTAAGTAATAAGTATCGTTATATTTATGCATCCACGGACCCTCGAAATATCTACGATCCTCATCACTTGCAAGAATAGCATTACCATTCTCGTCAACAATGCTAATTTCTTGTGGATCCGTTTTGAAAGTAAGCATGTCGTCAGACATTTCAGCTACTAACGGTCCAAGTGCTGGGCCATTTACATCTGGATCTGCTTCATTAGCAACAAATTCCCCAGACTGCCATTTTTCAAGTTGTCCACCCCATAGCCCACCATAATACATATAAGCACGATTATCTTCATCTACATATACAGCTGGATCGATAGAATAGCTTCCTGGAATGTAGTTTTCTTCGGGTTTGAACGGTCCTTCTGGTTTATCACTTGTTGCTACACCAATACGGAAAATTCCATCATGGTCACGTGCTGGATAATATAAATAATAAGTATCATTTTTGAAAGCCGCATCTGGTGCCCACATTTGAGCGCTAGCCCATGCAACATCACGAACATGAAGTGCTTCACCATGATCAATAACTGGAGCATCTACATCGTCCATGGAAAGAACATGATAATCCTCCATTTTGTACTGATCCCCATTATCGTTATCTGGACCATCATGATCTAGGTCATGAGAAGGATAAATATAAATTTTATCATTAAATACATGTGCAGAAGGATCTGCTGTGTAAATATGTGTTACAAGAGGTTCATTTTGCTTAGCTGGTTTTGTCATTGAGCTCTCTCCTTTATATATTAGTTTATCATTTAAGAAAAATGTACACGCGTTCATTATTGCTTAATATGATAGCGTTGTCAATAGTTTTTTTAATCGCTTACATTTTTCGAGCTCATTTAAAATTAATAATAAATAAAGCCTTCTGATGAATTCACATCAAAAGGCTAGAGCTTGAATAACCAATAGCCCACATATGCAGCAGCTATTCCTACGATTAAAGATGCGGTCACATAAAGAATTGCACTACCATACTTTTTTTCTTTCACAAACATGATCCACTCATAACTAAACGTGGAGAATGTAGTAAATGCTCCAAGAAATCCAACCCCGAAAAGGTACCACAACCCCTTAGGTAGTATATCTTGTTCATAACAGGAAAATAGACATCCGAGAATAAAAGATCCTACTACATTAACAAGAAAAGTAGCTCTAGGGAATTTATTAGTGTTCTTAATACTATGATTGTTACTAATGTAATACCGAGCACATGCCCCTAATGCCCCCATAGCTCCAATTGCAATAATCATAAGTTTACCTGCTTTCTCTTGAACTTATCTACAATCATTATGGCGACAATCGCGGCAACCCCACCACCTACTATACTTCCAAGCATATATAATAAAGCTGCTAAATATTGATTCTGCTCTAAATATCGTAACAAATCTAAAGAAAATGTTGAAAAAGTAGTGAATGCTCCGAGCAAACCAGTTCCGAGTAGCCATCTTATTTCTTGATTCCACCGAAAATTAACAGTTACTACACTATACAACAATGCCAATAAAAAACTACCTATAATATTAATCCATAGCGTAGGTATAGGCTGACTTGTTATCCAGTGTTCACTAATTACATATCTAATTATTGCACCAACAATTCCTCCTAGTGCAATATAACCGTATGCTTTCATTACGTTCATCTTCCTTCTAATGACTTTATAATCTTCAACCATAACTATGTATAATTTCATAATTTGCATTTTTCACAATGAACGTAGTATAACAAACTACAATTTTCATTTTAATAAATATAAGCAGACATAAGACATGCATATATTACCATATATTAAGTGAAGTGAATACACATAAGGAGTGATATTTAGTGTCCCAAGCCAATATACCAAACATAACTCCCGACATTAGTGTGACCAAACAGCAAAGTCTTCATCTTCTACTTAGTTCTGTAGCATTGAACGAACTTGCATTTTCACATCTTATCAATGCTGAAGCTGAGAAATTACAAGCCTTCGTCGCTTTTACTAATGAGGCAACTTGCTTAGAAACTCGAGATTTCATTCAAATGAACAAAGCAGTGTCGACGCTTATGGAAGATTTAACTTTGAGTCAATGGCTTAACTTGAAAAAGCTAGATCGTACAATTGCTTTGCTCTCGGAAGAGCATTTTGAAGAAAATTGCGAGGAATAAGTAACATTCCGCAAGTAAAGGAGTGAATTAAATGTCATTACCTAATATACCTAACATTGACCCCAGAATCACCCTATGTAATGAAGATGTTTTCAATTTATTGATGGCTTCAATTGCAATGAAAGGTCTTGGATTAAGTCATCTTGTTAATGCGGAGGCTGAAAAAGTACAATTTGCTTTAGGAACGTTGCACGCTTCTCATGATCCTGCTTGTTTAGACGATATTCTAAAAATTAACGATTCTGTACGAAAAACACTAACAGGAGTTATGCAAACGGAGTTAATATTGCTAATGCAATTATCAACTACTCTAGAAAGCTTTGTTGATGCGAATGAATGTGAAAATGACAATGAAGATGATTGTGTAGAATAAATTATATAGACACTCTAACTTCTTTTGAAGTGAGAGAGTCTTTTTTTATCGAAAACTCTTAATTCATTTTTAACTCTAGTTATTGTTTCTAGTAGTGGCAACTAGCATACGACAGATCTAATTTGTTAGATAACTAGTTCAATGTCGTCATAGTGTGTCCTTCTCTCTGAATCTCGCA includes:
- the crcB gene encoding fluoride efflux transporter CrcB, with the translated sequence MKAYGYIALGGIVGAIIRYVISEHWITSQPIPTLWINIIGSFLLALLYSVVTVNFRWNQEIRWLLGTGLLGAFTTFSTFSLDLLRYLEQNQYLAALLYMLGSIVGGGVAAIVAIMIVDKFKRKQVNL
- the crcB gene encoding fluoride efflux transporter CrcB — protein: MIIAIGAMGALGACARYYISNNHSIKNTNKFPRATFLVNVVGSFILGCLFSCYEQDILPKGLWYLFGVGFLGAFTTFSTFSYEWIMFVKEKKYGSAILYVTASLIVGIAAAYVGYWLFKL
- a CDS encoding AraC family transcriptional regulator, which produces MKPMNYLYFNAPPQPYYLESGFQIHEKDDTHPNRTNLGFFDFILVREGTLFIGEDNEPWTLTAGQSLILLPNQSHYSVKPAEDHTLFYWIHFQTIGAWTQSDQQHVKLNIEEHQQCFYPTPYTIQLPKHTTFPFPQQAYQLLEQMNEAITERESSAYWKKQYAFEQLLKMMDVRQNNDDATPIVKLAEQVENFIRNHYQESITNERLAFTFNYHYNYITRAMKQMYGMTPNEYVTKVRIDQAKSLLLNTHLTVSAIAEHVGFENIPYFSNCFSRHVGLSPSQFRNQYFE
- a CDS encoding glycoside hydrolase family 43 protein, producing MTKPAKQNEPLVTHIYTADPSAHVFNDKIYIYPSHDLDHDGPDNDNGDQYKMEDYHVLSMDDVDAPVIDHGEALHVRDVAWASAQMWAPDAAFKNDTYYLYYPARDHDGIFRIGVATSDKPEGPFKPEENYIPGSYSIDPAVYVDEDNRAYMYYGGLWGGQLEKWQSGEFVANEADPDVNGPALGPLVAEMSDDMLTFKTDPQEISIVDENGNAILASDEDRRYFEGPWMHKYNDTYYLSYSTGSTHYLVYATSKSPTGPFEYKGRILEPVLGWTTHHSIIEFKGKWYLFYHDCSLSGGVNHKRSVKFTELKYNEDGTIVTIFPYGEQS